The Candidatus Bathyarchaeota archaeon genomic interval GTGGAACCTCACCGACGACATGCACTGCCCCGTCTGCGGACACCTCATCCCCATAAAAGGCAAACTCTACGAGAACATGCAACGCTTCCCCTACGCTCTCTTCTAACCTAAAAAACACGTACTTATTCAATTCCTTGGCAAAACGTTATAACTCCAATCATCCAACCTCTTGCAGGGTTGGCTATGAAACGAAATTTGCTCCTTGCCCTATTCTTAATCTCTATCATTGTTTGGGGTTTAGTCCTTTTTTCTGCTTTCAATCTTGATACCGTATCGGCAACTGCCGAGTTAAGCGGTATAATCAGCTCAGATGCTACTTGGACTCAAGCAAACAGCCCATATATCCTTACTGGAAATTTACTTGTAAAAAATGGCGTAACATTAACAATTCAATCGGGTGTGCTTGTTAATTTGAACACATATTATATGATGGTTAACGGTACATTACAAGTATTAGGAACCGCCGGCAATCTTACAACTTTTGACGATGGGGAAATAATATTTACTCAATACAGCACTAATTGGAACCAATCCACAAATACTGGTTGCATAATTCAAGACGCGTATGTCAACTCAAGTGTTACTGTTGAAGGTTCTGCTCCATACCTTATTAATAATACAATAACCCGAGGCATTAAAGTTGACAGTGGTGAACCAACAATCTCAAACAACACTATTACCTCTCAAGGAATTTTTTTAGGTTTGGGTAATGAAAATGCATCTGTCTCAAACAATGTAATTTCGGGGTGTTCCGTTGGAATCCAAGTTTACGTCAATGATTTTTGTAGCGCAACAATCTCAGGAAACCTAATTGTAAATAACACTATAGGACTTGTTTCTACTTGCTTTTTCCCGCCTAGATCGGCGCCTACTGAAATTCAAAACAACACTATCACTAATAACACAATAGGAATTGTAACTACCACAAGTTTTTTCGAAAGTTATTGTCAAATTCTAAATAACAATATTTTTGACAACACCGATTACAACTTTAAGAACGAGCTACCGATTCATGTTAATACACCCTATAATTGGTGGGGAACCACAGATATACAAGGAGTAAATCAAAAAATTTATGATTATAACGAAGATTATAACTTGGGCATTGTGGCTTACAGCCCTTTATTAATTTCACCTAATATTAACGCTCCTACGTATGTTTTAACCTCAGCTACTGTTGGTGGCTACATTTCTTCAAGTGGAATTAATCGTCTCAATTATGGCGACAGCCAAACCTTCACCATTACCCCTGACAGTGGCTATCACGTTGCTGATGTGTTTGTTAATGGGTCGTCTGTTGGTGCAGTGTCGTCTTATACTGTCCAAGATGTTGGTGGTGTTACGACGGTTTCAGCGACTTTTGTTGCTGACTCAACGCCTACGCCTACGGCTGCTCCGACTTCCCAATCATCTTCAAATTCAAACTCCAACTCTAACCCCACTGCTGCTCCCACAAAAACTCCCTCTCCAACACCTGTGCCAACGGCCGCTATCCCTGAATTCTCCACAATAACCCTCGTCGGCGCCCTGCTGATTGCGGTTACCGTAGTAATGTTATTCTATAGACGACGCACCTAAACAGACCAGAATGACCAAGTACTGCGCGTTGGCGGTTTCGACCAGTTACTGGAAACCCAACAGCCCCTACCTCGACGAGATAGTTGGGGCTCTGAAGGGCAAAATAGTAGACGGCGACTTTGTGGTGGTTTCTGAAAAGGCGCTGTCGACCGCATTGGGTAATATTGTTGATGAAAGCACTGTGGTTCCAAGCGGGAACTCCAAGTTTGTTGGGGGAGTTTGGATGCGGTTTGCTTGGGGCTACGGCTTGGGCGTGCTCTGCGGTTTTGGGCAACGCCTACTGGTACGCCTCCGCAATTACCCTCCCGAATTAGGCAGCCGCCACAAGCAACTGGCTTTGGAACAAGCGGGGCTGTTGCAGGCGCTCATGTTCGGGTCCGAAAGCGGCATCGATGGCTCCAACTTGGCTTACTCCTTCGTGAGTTTGCCGCTAAAAAATGCTGACGAATTAGCAAAACAGATTCAACGTGAAATACGTCGGCGACTGGGCAAACTGGTTTGCGTTATCATAGCTGACACTGACAAAACCTATCGGTTCCACAACTTTTATTTCACCCCTCGACCTAACCCCCTAAAAGGAATCTATTCATCGGGTGGCGTGGTGCCCTTTGTGGTTGGACGCGTTTTAGGATTAAAACGTAGTTCAACGCCACTAGCAGTTGCAGGTGCAAACCTCTCCGCGGGTACCGCTCTAACCATAACTAACATCGCTGACCGCGCTCGGGGTCCAGGGTCTGGCGCGACCGTTTGGGACATGGCTGCACGGTTCCATGTATCTGCCGATGCAGTTAGCTGGAATATGCTGTCCACAGTTAAGCATAAACCCATAGTCATCATCCGAAAAAAGCCTACTCAATAGTCTAAATAGCTTCAAAAACAGTTTAGCCCGAACATAAAATGCCCTTTCGGAGGATAACAAATAAAAATAAGACTTAACAGCACTTAGCGGAAATGGGATTCATATGGAAGAGTCACTACAAAGATTAGACGCGTTCTTCAACCCCAAATCAGTAGCAGTCGTCGGTGCCACAAAAAAGGTCGACAAAGCAGGACACGTTATCTTCAAAAACATGGCCACAAACAAGCAACGTGGCGTCTTCAAAGCGGACTTGTACCCAGTTAACCCCGGCGAAGACTCTATTTTAGGTTTAAAATGTTACAAAACCCTAAGTGACGTTCCAAGCGAGTTAGATTTAGTTGTTGTTATTGTTCCCTCAAAGGCTGTGCCCTCGGTTTTAGAGGAAGCAGCTAAAAAACACACAAAAACCGCCGTTATCATTAGTGCTGGTTTCAAAGAAGTCGGCAACAAGGACCTTGAGGACCAAGTTGTCGCCGCAGCCAAGAAAGGTAACATCCGATTATTAGGTCCCAACTGTTTAGGTATCTATTATTCAAAGACTGGTGTTGACACTTTATTCCTTCCCGAAACAAAGGTTCTGAGCACAGGTGAAGACGTCATCGCTACACCCCGCCCAATGCCTGGTAACATTGCCATGATAACTCAGAGCGGCGCTTTCGGTTGTGCTGCATTGGACTATTTGACTGGTCGCCAGATGGGTGTTAGCAAATTCGTTAGTTTTGGTAACAAATGTGATGTCTCCGAAGCCGACATCCTTCATTATCTTCTCTACGATGACGAAACCGATGTTATCCTTGCTTACCTTGAGGACGTTAAAGACGGAAAAGACTTCATCAAGATAGCAAAGAAAGTCACCGCAAAGAAACCTGTTGTCGTGATGAAATCAGGCCGTAGCAATGCTGGTGCACGGGCAGCAAGTTCACACACAGGCGCCATTGCTGGTTCAGACAAAGTTTACGACGCTGTTTTTGAACAAACAGGCATCATCCGCGCCTATAATATGGAAGAATTTTTCGCGGTAGGTAAAGCCTTAGCAATGCAGCCCCCTGCGTTAGGCATAAACATCGGCATACTTACCGACGCCGGCGGACCTGGAGTCATGTGTGTTGACGAACTCGAAACATTGGGTTTAACCGTTAACCACTTTGCCCCTGAAACCGACAAAAAATTCGACGAACTCAAAGAGAATAACCAGATTCTAAAAATCGCTGCCACACACAACCCCGTTGACTTAACAGGCTCAGTCACCGATGACCAATTCACTGTTTCTGCTGAACTTATGTTCCAAGACGCAGAAATCGACGGCATCATCCTGCTAGGCTTACATCACATGCCCGGCTTACGAGAAAAATACATCGAAGACATCGCCAAAGTATCCGCCAAATACAGTAAACCCATCGTTATGTGCGACATCGGCGAAACCGAAATGGCCCTCTATACCCGCAGCCGCTTTGACCGTCTCAGCGTTCCATCCTTTGAGTCTCCAGAAGATGCAGCACACGCCATGAAAGCACTCGTCAAATACGGTCTACACCTCAAAAAGCTTGGCGTCGCAGACACCTACATTGCAGCTCATAAACGTGTAGCAAAAAACATCATCCATTAAACGATAACCGCGACAGTTACCTCTTTTCCATCACCCAACTTTAGTTGCTCACGCAAATAAGTGGGCGCAATTATTTCTAAAACATCCGCAGGGTAATTTGGAACCTTAGGAACAACAACCGCACATTCTAACCCCTCAATAAGTGCGCGGTAGAGTACACCTAAAAAGTAGCCTTCTGCTGGCTCAACCAAAATCCCCTCACTTTTTTCTAGTTTATTTCTTTTTTGTGTGCTTTGGGAGGTTAAACGTATGTTTAGGGTGCCTGGGTAGGGTAAAAAACCCAGATTAGCCGCAATTTGCCTGTTTACCCATGGCAACTCGATAAACCTTTTTCCCTGTCCTGAACCTGAAAAGACGGTGCCAACGAAGCTGAGGGTGGGCAACCTTGATTTTCACGCTATTGGTCTTTGAGCCACTGCGCAACTGATTTGAGAATGGAGTCTGCGGAGATGTCGACGACTGGGACAATCATTTTTTCTTTGGTTTCGATGATTTGTGTGTATTTAGGCATCGGTGCGTATCCTACATATGTCCAGTATACTTTGCGTTTTTCGAGCAGTTCTTTGGCGATTATTGTGTTTGATGCGGTGAGGGGGAAATAGAGAAACACGACGCCGTCTGCCCAGTAGAGCCCTGCTAGTTTTCCACCGGCTATAACCGAGGTGAATCGTGCAATTTCTTCTGGGCTGTTGAATCTGGTTTTTTCCATGACTACGATTTCTTTAAAGGGTTCATAACTAACAGAAACACTCATGCCTTATTCACCGATTGATAGGTTATGTGTCGGCAGCCCCCTTTTAATTTTACCTATAAACGTACACGGCTTTAGACGATTGGAGTTTCGTGCTTCATCAACTGCCGGCGCTTTTTTGTGGGGTATTTTCCGTTTTTGCCCCTTTGTACAGAAATTTTTCCGCTTACGGCAAAGGTAAATAATAAGGTATCATAAACATAACATCAACTCTCTTGGGTGAATTTGGTGAAGGGCAAATCTGCAATCCTGTCGGCAGCGGTTTTAGCTCTGCTCGCTACTTCGGCTCTTGCTCTGCCTTACGCTTTGGTTTCTGCCCAGACCGGCAGCTACAGCATAGACAGCGTGGATCACCAAATTCATGTTCTTTATTCTGGTCACGTGGTTGTCTCCGACACAATCCATATTTCGGGACAGATACCGAGCGAGTTTCTAATTGGGTTGCCCTATCAGTATAGCGCTAATGTGCTTGAAGCAGTCGCCTACGATGACAATCACGTATACGAGATGGATTTAGGCGTGCAACTTGGAGAATATAGCGGCTTCTATGGGGCGCAAGTTAACTTTCAAGGGTCCTATCCCAGTACCTTTACTGTATCTTTCACCTTATCCAACCAGCTTATCACTGAGACAACATCTGGTCTTGTGCTAGATTTCCCCGCTTACCCCGTCTTAACCCAACCTGTTGGGACCTGCAACGTTCATGTGGTCTTCCCAAGTACCCCCCTTAGCATCTCAATTGCTAAAGATGATGGTGCAGTCAAAGCGGCTAATTACCAAAAAACCAGCTTGCCCGCATATACTTATGCGATTGGTTTGGCGAGTTTTCAAGTGCCGCTGGGTTCAATGCAGATAATGACGATTAGCGACTTAACTCGAACGGTAAATGTTGATTCAGCCGGAAATGTCGCTGTCTCCGACAAATATGTCATCGTTAACAACTCAACTAATCCTCTTTACTCTTTTGCGTTTAACGTGCCCCCAGACGCTACTAATATACTAATTACAGACAACGCTGGTCAAACTCTGCCAGCACTTGTGGGCGACTCAGCAAACGCTAACACCAAACTGGCGAATGCAACCCTGTTGTCTTTTGTCGCCCAAGACGAACTAACCCTTTTAACCGTCCAATACAACTTGCCCAGCGTAACTATGCAGGGCTCGCAATATGTCCTTGATGATTTTATGCTGTTTCCTCAACTCTTCTATTACGTGAACCATGCCTCAGTTGTATTTAATCCTCCGGAAGGGGCAACCATCATCAGTCCCCAATCAGGCAGCCTTGACACATCTTCCACGCTTTCCCGCAACCTCTTCCAAGACACCTTCACCATAACCCGTCAAGGCGTAAGCCCCGTGGATTCGAGCGTACCTCAAGAAAATATGCTCCAATTTGCATACACCTACAATGCGGTGTGGGCTTCCCTGCAACCTACCTTTTGGGCTTTCTTGTTGGCTGCAGTTGGTTGCGTTGCCATGTTTGCTGTTAATAAACACCTGCCCGCTGGCTTTGGGCAAAGCCTGCGCTTTTCCAGAAGGGCAAAGACAAAAACAAGATTCCCGATAACCTCAACCCCGATCGATGAAGTGGAGGAAGAGGAACCTGAAGTTGCCATTGAAGTCGGACCTGACGAGCGCGTAACTGCTGAGTTGATTAATAACTTCATGGATGTGTATGATGACCGAAAGCATTTGAGTGCTGAGCTTAAGGCTTTGGATTCGAAGGCTTCGAAAGGCAAGATTCAAAGACGGCAATACAAGGTGCAACGGCGAGCTGTGGAAAGCAAAATTAAATCTGCTGTCCGTAACTCCGAGCGTACGAAGGCTATTATGCGGCAATCAAGCAGCGTCTATGCTGACATCGCTAAGCAGCTTGATGCGGCAGAGGCAGATTTAGCTGAGACAGAAGGTAACATCCGTAACCTCGATATACGCTACAGCAATGGCGAGTTGCCCCTAGACTACTATAAAAAGACCCTTTTGGACTACCAGAAACGTAGAGAAAGAGCTGAATCAAATATAAACGGAATTTTGCTACGTTTACGTGAAAAAATCGGGTCAGTCACCTAAACACTTTTATTTTACGCAGGGGCTTTTCAAAGAAATATTGCAGCGAGGTAAGACAAAATGGTAAAAATTGTTGTCGATGCCAAATGTACTGGATGCGAAACTTGTGTCAACACTTGTCCTGTCGGTGTTTATGAAATGAAAGACGGCAAGTCAGTGCCCACAAAAGCAAGCGAATGCTTAGTTTGCAGGGCCTGCGAGGCACAATGTCCTGAAGGTGCAATTCAGGTAATCGAGTAAATCAAAAATATCCTTTGCTCTCTCTTCTGAGAGAGATTCCCTTTTTAGCCTAAACATTTTTTAGCAATTAACTGTGTGGCGTCGCGGTTTTTGTCTGCCTAAAAACCTTAAAATTGAGACTGGTTAGTCTTCTTCTATGTTTAGTAGGAACTCGATTATTAGGGCTAGTTGTTCTGCGGTGACGCGGTCAAGTTTTTCGTTTTCTTCTGCATCGATGACTGGGATTTCGGAGTACATACTTTCACTTATTGCCTGTTTGTGCTATAACAATTATGTTGGCTGGGACTTCGAAGTTCGAAGAAGCCCTGTCTCGCCATTTGGGAGTTTTTACATTTATGTGTAAATTTAGGGACACTGTATAGATTTAGTTATGCTGCTGATTTATTGTGTTATGTTAAACGGGTCCATTTTAGTCAAATTTTTGCCGCTTAAATAAAGAAAAAGTTATATGCCAAAACCTCATTTAGCCTCATTCATGCCCGACAAAGTTCACTGTGCCCACATCCTAGTCAAAACCGAAACCGAAGCCAAAGCAGTAAAAGCCCGCCTCGACAAAGGCGAAAAATTCGGCGCAATCGCCCAACAAGTCTCCCTGTGCCCCTCCGGCAAAAAAGGCGGCGACCTCGGCACCTTCACCCGAGGAAAAATGGTCAAAGAATTCGAAAAAGCTGCCTTTGAACTCGAGAAAGGGCAAACATCGGGTCCAGTCAAGACCAAGTTTGGGTACCACATCATAAAACGAGTCGAATAGTTTCCGTCTTTTTGGCGCCTCCGACATTTGCGCGGGAATCCGACATTCTTATTTTGTGGTTGTTTTTGGTCTTGGATGCCACTAAAGTGACCTACCCCCTATAGGTTTCTGCATAGAGTTTCTAATAGGCTCCAAATAGGTTGTGGGGTGGTTTATTTTTTGACGGTTTTGTTGAATAAAGATATATCTTTAAAAGAAATACTTATATCGTTTAAAACCCCAAGAATATAACAACAACACCCAAGGCATGACTATGACCCAACCCCAAACAAAAAAAATAGTACTCAACATCGGCGGCATGAGCTGCATCAATTGTGCACGCACCATCGAAAAACAACTCAACAAACTAAACGGCGTCACCCACGCCACAGTCAACCTTGCCGCAGAAAAAGCCATCATCGAATACAACCCCACCCTTGTTGACCAAAAAGCCATCGAAGCCGCTGTCATCGAAGCCGGTTATCAGGTCATACACGAGAAAGTCAGCCTACAAGTAGGCGGCATGAGCTGCATCAACTGCGCCAAAACCATAGAAAAAGTGCTCAACCCCCGCGAAGGCATCTACCACGCCGTAGTCAACTTCGCCGCCGAACGCGTCATAGTCGAATACAACCCTGAACAAATCAGCCTTCCAGCCATAAAAAAAGCCATCCGAGACGTCGGCTACGAAGTCATCGAGCAGAAAGCAGCCGCCGAAGACGCAGAAGCCAAAGCACGCAAACGCCATATCCGACGCCTAAAAATCCTTTTAGCCGCAAGCATCCTGCTCACCATCCCCATAATGGCTCTGATGTGGCTTTCACCGTTGCCTATGGAACAGACTAACATCTTGATGTTTCTGCTTGCCACCCCTGTCCAATTCGTGGTAGGCTGGACCTTCTATGTCGGCGCCTACAAGGGGCTGCGGAACAAAACCGCCAACATGGACACCCTAATCGCCATGGGCACCTCAGCAGCATACATCTACAGTACTGTCGTCACCTTCTTACCCAGTATGTTTCCTGGTGCTGCCGTTTTCTTTGATACGGCAACGATGATAATGACTTTCATCTTAATCGGCAAATTACTCGACGCCATCGCCAAAGGCCGAACCTCAGAAGCCATACGCAAAATAATGGGGCTCCAAGCCAAAACCGCACGCATCATCCGCGACAACATCGAACAGGAAGTTCCCGTCGAAGAAGTCCAAGTCGGCGACATAGTGGTTGTGCGGCCAGGCGAAAAAATTCCCGTCGACGGACAAGTCACTGAAGGATACTCAGCGGTTGATGAAAAAGTCATCACAGGCGAAAGCATTCCAGTGGAGAAACGGGTCGGCGACGCCGTTGTCGGCGCTACCATAAACAAGACTGGTGTCCTCAAGTTTCAAGCCACTAAAGTCGGCAAAGACACGGTGCTTGCTCAAATTATCAACCTCGTTGAAGATGCCCTGACCAGCAAAGCCCCCGTGCAACGCGTAGCCGACATAGCCGCAGGCTACTTCGTGCCCACCATAATAACAGTTGCCACCGTCTCGGCGTTGGTCTGGTACTTCCTGTTGGGTGCCACCTTCAATTTCGCATTAACAGTGTTCATAGCTGTGCTGATCGTTGCTTGTCCCTGTGCGTTGGGGTTGGCGACTCCGACAGCCATCATGGTTGGTGTCGGAAAAGGCGCCGAAAACGGCATCCTGATCAAAAGCGGTGAAGCACTAGAAACCGTCCATAAACTCAAAGCCATAGTCTTTGACAAGACCGGAACCCTCACAAAAGGCGAACCCGAAGTCACCGACATCATAGCACTAAACAGACCCAGCAAAGCTTTGTCTCAAGAGGCGCTTTTGGGATTAGCCGCTATGGCGGAGAAAAACTCTGAACATCCCCTAGGTGAAGCCATAGTTAAAGCCGCCGAGAACCGCGGAATATCTGTTGAGTGGCCTGATGACTTCAACGCTCTCCCTGGTTATGGCGTGGAAATCCAAACCAAAGGTGTAAGGGTGCTTTTGGGCAACCGTAAACTCATGGAAACCAACAACATCGCCATCTCCGAAGTTGAAGCCCAAATGGCTGCACTCGAAGGGGCAGGTAAAACCGCAATGCTGCTCGCCGTGGACAAAGAACTCTCAGGGATAATCGCTGTTGCCGACACCCTAAAGGAACACTCCACCGACGCCGTAAAAACCCTCAAGGCGATGGGGCTTGAAGTCATCATGATAACTGGCGACAACCAGCGAACCGCCCAAGCCATCGCCAGCCAAGTCGGTGTAGACCGTGTGTTTGCTGAGGTGTTGCCCAGTGAAAAAGCCAACGAAATCAAACAGCTCCAAGCCGAAGGCAAAGTCGTCGCCATGGTCGGAGACGGAATTAATGATGCTCCCGCGTTGGCGCAGGCAAACATCGGCATAGCCGTGGGCAGCGGAACCGACGTAGCCGTCGAAACCGGAGACATTGTGCTCATCAAAAACGACCTACGCGACGTCGTAGTAGCCATCCAACTCAGCCAAGCCACCATGCGTAAAATACGACAGAACCTGTTCTGGGCATTCTTCTACAACATCCTCCTCATTCCCCTCGCCGCAGGAGTCTTCTATCCTGTGCTGCATGTGCTCTTTGACCCCGTTTACGCTGCGGCTGCTATGGCAAGTAGTTCAGTCACCGTGGTGACGAACGCGTCGCTTCTGAGGCGGTTTAAACCAAAACTCTAAGTAATACCAAAACAATGGTTGAGGAGGTGAATTGTTTATGGCTAAAGATTTAGTATGCAACATGGACGTTAACGAGAAAACTGCAAAGTGGAAATCAATCTACAAAGGCAAAACCTACTTTTTCTGTGCTCCAGGATGCAAAAAATCCTTCGACGCAGAACCCGAACTCTACATAAACGCTGAAATCTCAGAGGACCAGCACCACCAGCATCATCACCACCACGAAGGCGAAGACACCAAGAGCTGCGGATGCGGCTGCGGACACCACCACTAAGCAACATCCAAACACCCCTTTTTAATTTTTCAAGTTTTAAGTGACCCCAAAAGGACTTGCTCCGCAAAAAGGGTCTCGTTGAAGGCTCCCACGAACTCTTCTTTATCGTTAATTACCACTTTGGGTACGCCGATGACGTTGTATTTTATGGCTAAGGCGGGGAATTCGTTGGCTTCGATAACGTCGGCTCTGATGTTGTCGCATTCGATGGCGAGTTTATGTGCGGTGACTGCTGCAGAGGGGCAATGAGGGCAGGTTAGAGTGACGAAGACTTGGATGTGCACTGGCGTTTTTATGTCCACCAGTATCTGTTTGGTTTTGTCGGATATGTCGGTTTTGCCCCTTGACACGTTGAGAACCGCCTCGATGAGGGTTTGGAGTTCGTATCCGTATGGGATGCCGTAGATGCGTACGCCGTAGTCTTTTTTGCCAATTATGGCTAGGGCGGGGATTTTGTCAACTCCGTATTCTTTGGCTTTGGCAGCATCCGACACAAAATCATGCACTTCCAGCGTTACAATGTCGCTTAGGGCGGCGAGTTCTTGGGCGAGTTTTTTGGTGTCGCTACAATAGCGGCATTCAAACTCTTGGGTAAACATGACAAGCTTAACTGGGTCGACTAGTTGGGTTTGGAACTCTTTTTTGAGTAATTCTTTTTTGTCATCTGGAAGTAAACTCATAGACGTGGGCTCCACAAAATTGCATGCTACTCTCATGTTACCTAACTTGCTTGAGTCATATAACTTTGCGGTTTAGGCCCTGCTGCAACAAAACTCAAATACTGCGCTGGGGAACCCTTTCTAGTTAACGTTTTGGAGCAATTTGTATGGTAAAAGTTACGCTTAAAGACGGAATAAACTGGGTCGGCGTAGTTGACTGGAACATAAAGGACTTCCATGACTACGTAACCCGACGTGGATCAAGCTACAACGCCTACTTAGTGCAAGACGAAAAAACCGCGTTAGTCGACACCGTAAAAGCAGCTTTCTGCAACGAACTCATCGAACACATAACCGAATTAACCAGCCTAGAAAAAATTGACTACATCATAGTAAACCATGTAGAAATGGACCACTCA includes:
- a CDS encoding coenzyme F420-0:L-glutamate ligase, which encodes MTKYCALAVSTSYWKPNSPYLDEIVGALKGKIVDGDFVVVSEKALSTALGNIVDESTVVPSGNSKFVGGVWMRFAWGYGLGVLCGFGQRLLVRLRNYPPELGSRHKQLALEQAGLLQALMFGSESGIDGSNLAYSFVSLPLKNADELAKQIQREIRRRLGKLVCVIIADTDKTYRFHNFYFTPRPNPLKGIYSSGGVVPFVVGRVLGLKRSSTPLAVAGANLSAGTALTITNIADRARGPGSGATVWDMAARFHVSADAVSWNMLSTVKHKPIVIIRKKPTQ
- a CDS encoding CoA-binding protein; the encoded protein is MEESLQRLDAFFNPKSVAVVGATKKVDKAGHVIFKNMATNKQRGVFKADLYPVNPGEDSILGLKCYKTLSDVPSELDLVVVIVPSKAVPSVLEEAAKKHTKTAVIISAGFKEVGNKDLEDQVVAAAKKGNIRLLGPNCLGIYYSKTGVDTLFLPETKVLSTGEDVIATPRPMPGNIAMITQSGAFGCAALDYLTGRQMGVSKFVSFGNKCDVSEADILHYLLYDDETDVILAYLEDVKDGKDFIKIAKKVTAKKPVVVMKSGRSNAGARAASSHTGAIAGSDKVYDAVFEQTGIIRAYNMEEFFAVGKALAMQPPALGINIGILTDAGGPGVMCVDELETLGLTVNHFAPETDKKFDELKENNQILKIAATHNPVDLTGSVTDDQFTVSAELMFQDAEIDGIILLGLHHMPGLREKYIEDIAKVSAKYSKPIVMCDIGETEMALYTRSRFDRLSVPSFESPEDAAHAMKALVKYGLHLKKLGVADTYIAAHKRVAKNIIH
- a CDS encoding CTP-dependent riboflavin kinase: MPTLSFVGTVFSGSGQGKRFIELPWVNRQIAANLGFLPYPGTLNIRLTSQSTQKRNKLEKSEGILVEPAEGYFLGVLYRALIEGLECAVVVPKVPNYPADVLEIIAPTYLREQLKLGDGKEVTVAVIV
- a CDS encoding 4Fe-4S binding protein produces the protein MVKIVVDAKCTGCETCVNTCPVGVYEMKDGKSVPTKASECLVCRACEAQCPEGAIQVIE
- a CDS encoding peptidylprolyl isomerase, with protein sequence MPDKVHCAHILVKTETEAKAVKARLDKGEKFGAIAQQVSLCPSGKKGGDLGTFTRGKMVKEFEKAAFELEKGQTSGPVKTKFGYHIIKRVE
- a CDS encoding heavy metal translocating P-type ATPase — protein: MTMTQPQTKKIVLNIGGMSCINCARTIEKQLNKLNGVTHATVNLAAEKAIIEYNPTLVDQKAIEAAVIEAGYQVIHEKVSLQVGGMSCINCAKTIEKVLNPREGIYHAVVNFAAERVIVEYNPEQISLPAIKKAIRDVGYEVIEQKAAAEDAEAKARKRHIRRLKILLAASILLTIPIMALMWLSPLPMEQTNILMFLLATPVQFVVGWTFYVGAYKGLRNKTANMDTLIAMGTSAAYIYSTVVTFLPSMFPGAAVFFDTATMIMTFILIGKLLDAIAKGRTSEAIRKIMGLQAKTARIIRDNIEQEVPVEEVQVGDIVVVRPGEKIPVDGQVTEGYSAVDEKVITGESIPVEKRVGDAVVGATINKTGVLKFQATKVGKDTVLAQIINLVEDALTSKAPVQRVADIAAGYFVPTIITVATVSALVWYFLLGATFNFALTVFIAVLIVACPCALGLATPTAIMVGVGKGAENGILIKSGEALETVHKLKAIVFDKTGTLTKGEPEVTDIIALNRPSKALSQEALLGLAAMAEKNSEHPLGEAIVKAAENRGISVEWPDDFNALPGYGVEIQTKGVRVLLGNRKLMETNNIAISEVEAQMAALEGAGKTAMLLAVDKELSGIIAVADTLKEHSTDAVKTLKAMGLEVIMITGDNQRTAQAIASQVGVDRVFAEVLPSEKANEIKQLQAEGKVVAMVGDGINDAPALAQANIGIAVGSGTDVAVETGDIVLIKNDLRDVVVAIQLSQATMRKIRQNLFWAFFYNILLIPLAAGVFYPVLHVLFDPVYAAAAMASSSVTVVTNASLLRRFKPKL
- a CDS encoding YHS domain-containing protein, coding for MAKDLVCNMDVNEKTAKWKSIYKGKTYFFCAPGCKKSFDAEPELYINAEISEDQHHQHHHHHEGEDTKSCGCGCGHHH
- a CDS encoding thioredoxin family protein; the protein is MSLLPDDKKELLKKEFQTQLVDPVKLVMFTQEFECRYCSDTKKLAQELAALSDIVTLEVHDFVSDAAKAKEYGVDKIPALAIIGKKDYGVRIYGIPYGYELQTLIEAVLNVSRGKTDISDKTKQILVDIKTPVHIQVFVTLTCPHCPSAAVTAHKLAIECDNIRADVIEANEFPALAIKYNVIGVPKVVINDKEEFVGAFNETLFAEQVLLGSLKT